In the genome of Coturnix japonica isolate 7356 chromosome 19, Coturnix japonica 2.1, whole genome shotgun sequence, one region contains:
- the CUEDC1 gene encoding CUE domain-containing protein 1 gives MTSLFRRSSSNGGSRGGSSAQELNNSRPARQVRRLEFNQAMEDFKTMFPSMDYDIIECVLRANNGAVDATIDQLLQMNLDGSGCEDSSDSEDSIPPEILERTLEPDSSDEEPPPVYSPPAYESQVLGSPRAPPTPPPRTDVPGPGRYRNWNPPLLGNLPEDFLRILPQQAARAQGSPGCRQPVQRGQGSLEQERRWKQYLQDERIALFLQNEEFMKELQRNRDFLLALERDRLKYESKKSKSASAAVNNDFCFSSIIPGDVATPGTSEAGSAVSDDALFRDKLKHMGKSTRKKLFELARAFSEKTKMRKSKRKHLLKHQVLGTAASTANLLDDVEGHSCDEDFQARRQQLPEEEETLKEGQ, from the exons ATGACCAGCCTCTTTCGgcgcagcagcagcaatggcgGCTCACGCGGCGGCTCCTCGGCACAGGAGCTCAACAACAGCCGCCCCGCCAGGCAGGTGCGCCGGCTGGAGTTCAACCAGGCCATGGAGGACTTCAAGACCATGTTCCCCAGTATGGACTACGACATCATCGAGTGCGTTTTGAGGGCCAACAACGGCGCTGTGGATGCCACCATCGACCAGCTCCTCCAGATGAACCTGGATGGCAGTGGCTGTGAGGACAGCTCGGACTCAGAGGACAGCATTCCCCCCGAG aTCCTTGAGCGCACACTGGAGCCAGACAGCTCGGATGAGGAACCTCCCCCAGTGTACTCCCCCCCAGCCTATGAGAGCCAGGTGCTGGGCAGTCCACGTgcacctcccacccccccacccag gaCGGATGTGCCGGGGCCTGGACGCTACAGGAACTGGAACCCACCGCTGCTGGGCAACCTCCCTGAGGACTTCTTGCGCATCCTGCCCCAGCAAGCTGCCCGGGCACAG GGCTCCCCTGGATGCCGGCAGCCTGTGCAACGGGGCCAGGGCTCcctggagcaggagaggaggtgGAAGCAGTACCTGCAGGATGAGCGGATTGCACTCTTCCTGCAGAATGAAGAGTTCATGAAGGAGCTGCAAAGGAACCGGGATTTCCTCCTTGCCCTGGAGAGAG atcgACTGAAATACGAGTCAAAAAAATCCAAGTcagccagtgctgctgtcaacaatgatttctgtttctcctccaTAATACCAG GTGATGTAGCCACTCCTGGAACCAGTGAAGCTGGCAGTGCCGTGTCTGACGATGCCTTATTCAGAgacaaactgaaacacatggGAAAAT CAACGCGCAAGAAACTGTTTGAACTCGCCAGAGCCTTCTCTGAGAAGACAAAGATGAGgaagtcaaaaagaaaacacttgttGAAGCACCAGGT GCTGGGGACAGCTGCGTCCACAGCAAATCTTCTTGATGATGTCGAAGGACACTCGTGCG ATGAAGATTTTCAAGCACGgcggcagcagctcccagaagaGGAGGAGACCCTGAAGGAAGGGCAATAA